ACAAGTATGGGGCATTTGACACAACACACCATAGACTTCCTAGAAAGTCTTGACAGACCTATTGCTGGCCAAGATGACATTGTGAAAATATTCCCTACTAACCAGCAAGTGGACATCCATAATCAAGGGAGAATTGTGGAATTACCAGGCATGTAAGATATAGTAATAACCATGTACCCATTATATCAAATGCTTACATCATAATAGGACACATTTCTCCTCATTTCTTCACATCATAATATTGTATGAATGCATCATGCCTTGAGTTGATTTGTATACTCTGGAGCAAGTCATTCTACTGATGTAGAGTTGGTTTCACAGAACAGATACCAAACATCTGGTTTATTCATTCATTGCAAATAATTATTATAACATGCACCAGTGTGTAAAGTCCATAACttatcattttcaacaaattgtTTACTTCAACAGTCAATGCATGAACAGCTAACATTACATGTTCAGTAAACAGAACAAGAGGGGATGCGTTTGAACAAAATCATTGTTATGATCAAACTATATAATTTGCTTATAGcatgtatcattttcattttcaaaagcttTTTGTATTAACATACCAATGTAGTCAGGTTAAATCATCAGTTTTGACTAGGTTGTGTTTCTCATATCTGATATGTTATTTTTAGGAGCATTGAAGACTTTCCATAGTGATGACTGGGGAGAGAAAAAATACCTTGACAGACATCAAGCTCCAAAATGTTTTTGGCTTAAAGATGGATGTCAAGTGATGCTTCTGCGTAATTTGACGGATGATCTTGTGAATGGCAGTATGGGCAGAGTTTGTCAGATTGGAGAAGACTTTGTAGATGTGCATTTCAAGCACAGATCAGCAAGAATAGAGAAACACACATTTGGAGGTAAAGTCCTGATAGTTTCACAATTCAAATTCACTTAAAGGTAGAGTGATAACACAGGTGTTTGACTGCAATGATATCAAATCACATCAGTTAGCACATGGATATCTGTATTTGTACTCAATGAATTGCAAAGCTTACATCATTCTGTTTCAGATAGTTTTATCTTCTTGTGTTGGAGTGGTCCATTTGTTCCAAAGGTAAATGGTTCAGCAGCAGTTCTCTGACCATGGCAGTTACTTTTCTTTGACACAAGAGGTTGTCCAAGAATAATACTGTTATTGGTTTTCTGGTATGTGAAATAGTTTGGATTGGTGGTGTTCCCATTGTGTAGTCCTCTTTGCTGAGAAAAATAGTTTTCAATAGGGTCACTATTGACACATGATGGTTTTACCCCACATCCACTATTGTGTGAAAGATAATCTTTGACCATGCTATCAAATCCTTTGATACAGGCAGTGAGGTCTTCCCTGCACTGTACGGACATCAGTTGTTTATTTTTCTCAGATGGGATGCCTGTTGCATTCTTTTCCCAGTACCTGAACCACCGCAACACCTGCTGATTGTCGGTCAGTCTCTTGTCACCAATGTGAGTGATGGGCCTTGTGTCCCTGAAGTTAGCAATGAATAAACTTGTCTGCTTCAATAGCTCGATGACTCCATTCAGTTTTTCCCCCTCTGACCCCAAGGCTACTCTGTAGTGTAAGAACAGTTCCAGCATGTTCTTATCAAGAACATCTTCAGCTAGATGGTTTCTCATCTTCTGAGCTGTGTCAGGGTTcatatggtcctctgtcagtctCCGATGGAACTGAATTGGGTTACACTTGTCCCATCTGTAGGCTTCCTGCCAGAAAGACCAGAAAATCTCATATCCTGAAGGTAACACAAGTGTCCGGATCTTGCTGTGTTTTTGGCTTTTCATTATGTTATTCCGGATTTTCTTGACACAGTGCGAAAAGTCCATGATGAAGTGGAGAGTTTGGTTCATGTTGCTTTCAGATGGAGTGGAGAACACTGAATGTTCGAGGTCCACATTCATTCTCATGAAGGACCTATTTGCCCCAGCTCCATccatacaaacatacagcacTTCGAAATCCCACATGGCTAGTTCATGAACAGCTCTGTGAAACATACAGTGAATTTCAGGTCCATTGGCTGCAGTGACAGGGAAGTGGGCAAATGGAAAACGAAAACCACTGATGCCCAAAAACATCATCTGGAAAACATGTGTTGCTAATACCTGTGTTGTTTTTCCTGTTTGGATGGTTCTTAGATGGTTAGATTCTGAAAGTCCCTCTACAAATCCCACAAACTCTATTGAAGAACCTTTACGTACCATCTGTACATCAGGTTGAATCGACATCTCATCGATGAGTATCCCTCCTGATTTTCCTGACTCTGGTAGTTTCAAACGTTTGGCCTCATTGTACATCCAGTGAAATATATCATCTGAGAACCCAGTTGCTTGTTCTACTGAGTTCTTATACAGGACTAGTAGGGACTCTGAGGGCAAAGACAGCATGCCACTTTTCCTCAAGTCTCTGTAACTCCCCGGGCTCCAAGTCCAAATAGTTAGGCATGTCTGGAGAACTGACTTTGGCCATCTGTTATTTCTGGCATCTTTCTTTGTTGAATTTAGTATTTGACTGGATAAAACATCAATGACAGCATCAGTAGCATTGGGCATAAGCTGCCTTAAGTATTTGTTAGTTGCAGAAACACTTGCCCTATGATTCTCCTTGTTCCAGTTTTCATTCGTTTCACGGTCATTTTTCTTGGCCTTAGGATTCAATGCAATGTTTCTGCATGTTCGACAATACTTTGTTGTTACCATGAACGTTACTACCCTTTTGCATTTGGGTGACAATAGATTTCTGGATAAATTGTTCATGTCTATGTGTCCATTCAACAACATTCTGTTTACCTTTTTGCTTCAGTTTTCCCTTTGGAACTCCCATACATAATTGTATTTTCCGTACTATATCACACACAAGATTCACATTTTGTGAAGAGCATATGAAAGCATTGTTGATGAAATGGGAGCTTAAATCCACATAGATACTTGAAACGTGTAATTGCCAGATTTTAGGTTGGAAAAGAATTTCCTTTTGTACAGCATTTCCATTGGCACAATAGTCAGAATCAATTGCAATTCTGACAAACCTATTGGACACATCGCTCTCACATAGTCTAAAATCTGAAGGAAtgtttttgataataatgtctGTATCAAAGTCCTTTTCTTCATCAAGTTTATGTATTGGTTGGTCTTTCAATGAAATGCCTTGATAGATTCTTTTGCTTGAACCAGTTCTAGGCCTTATACATTTCACTGTAGGAAATAATGTCTTGAGTAGTctagaaaatatgtttgatgagCATGGTTTGGTGCCTCCCTCCAAACATTCAAAGTTATaatgttgaaacaacttctctACTTGAATACTGTTCTTGCTATCAGTCTGTAACCTCTGTAGTAACctgttgtaaatatgtaaatatatgttgatTATATCATGTGTGAATTATTTTATGAATTTTGAGACGGCAATATCGGATGAAAAAACATCACAAATGACCACAAACAACTATAAATGTCAATTTCAAGGTTGACAGCACCATAATGTATCTAATATAATGGATTTTGAACTTTCAGTTTATGATCCAAGTTTGAAGACTGATGTTGCAAAAAGATTGCAGTTTCCCCTTACACTGTGTTATGCTTTGACTGTGCATAAGTCTCAAGGAATGACTATTGACAGGTGAGAAGAATTAATCATTGAAATTAATAGACTGATTATTATCACTTGTAATAATATAAACCTGAGAAATGGCTGTTATCATTTTCTGTTTATAAATTATTACTCTTCACCACTGACAGGGGCACAGTAGGTGGTATATTGTTATACTCTTACTTATGAAGTAGTGAGGGTATTTAGCATTCCCTGGTTTGCATTGCCTAGCAGTTTCTGTCAGAAAGTTTAAGTATAATATCAGTACCTTCACTGGATAAGTTGGTTGTGCCctttgaataatgtttcttgTTTGACTAAATGTGCATAAACACTAGTGTTACTTTGATGTGGGAAGACTGTAAGGATATTAAATACAAGTGATGGATCTATAATGTTTTTGTGTCCTTTATATGCTTTGTCAAAAAGGGTTTTAAAGGTCGGAGGGTTCATGTGGATATTTGACAAACCAgaatacaaatgttttccttgCCTGTTTACAGGTTGCAGATTGATTGTGAAGGGATCTTTCGAGCGGGACAGTTTGTTGTTGCCATTGGTCGAGCAAAGTCCATCGAGGGGCTTCGAGTTATTAATTTTGACCAGCGTGTTGTCATCCCCCAAGAGGAAATACTATTCGAATTCTATGAGAGGGACACACATCCACTTCTTGATGACAAAGAATGTTGTCAACATGAAAGGTAAAAAGTCATTCATTACCTACTTACTATGTGATAGATAAATGATATGATTGTGATTACAATATCCTAATGAGGACTGATTTCAGTTAATGATCCATGAGAAATTGTTTAATGTATCAAACAAGCAAAGCTGAGTTGGATACTTAATCCATTGTGACTTAAATAAAAATGGATTTCACATGAGTGAGTTATCCTGTTTCTTACTTGCCAAAAATATTCCAAATCCATGACAAAGCGATGACATGCTAGGCCAAAAACCATCGGATGATGGTacttgcattgtgacatcacatctGTACACAGTTTTGAGTGAGtccagttttacgccacaggcagcaatattccagcaatgtggtagtggtctgtaaataatcgagtctgggtcagacaatccagtgatcaatggcatcagcatcgatctgcacggttgggaactgatgacatttgtCTGCCAGGTCAGCGAGTTTGATCACCGTATCccattagtctcctcttaccATAAGCAGTCACcatttctggcaagcatgggcctATTCTATCGACATTTTGACATCATGTTTGCAGCGGTATTACTCTTGAGTAATATTGCAGTACAAGTATCCCCATACAAATGTTACATTGTTTTATCTTCCTCTGACTTTAacacttgttttgtttgatttcagcACCAGTGAGGCAGATGAAATGTCTCCGATTGCTGATGGGCTGACAACTGCATTTGACCCATCTGATGATATAGATCTCAGTGAGGCCTACGATGAGATTGTTGACGCGGATGAAGATGACGTGGATGATGAAAATCGACAGAGTTATGGGGTGGAGGAATCCATGTTGGTCCTGCAAGCCGCAAAACCTCTTTACACATTAACTGATTTGCAGAAGGATGTGTGCTCTAAAATTGAGGAAGCCACAAGCAAGAGAGATGTGGACAGGTTTTGTGCCAAAACAAACCATGCCATTTCCAAAACGTATGCACAAACAGTTGGTATAACatcaaaaacagaaaatatagcCAAGTTTTACAAACTGGGCAAGAATTACCTTGCATCATCAACATACAGAACGTCTGTAGCTAACATTTTTAATACAACAGGGACAGCAGAATATCATAAGTGCTACAAGATGTTTCTGACAATCAGAGACAAATTTCTTGCAAAGAAAATGGAAGTGACCATGAATTTGGCAGAAGAGGATATAAATCCAAGaactgctccagaaatgaatgAAGCGACACGAGCAAAGGTTAGGTATGTGGGAGGGTATTGTTTTCAGAGGCTCTTCACATCATGCTCCAAGAAAATTAAGAACAATTGCTTCAAAACAAGAAAAGGTTCATTTGATATTGTGACATCTGAATACAGAAAGAAAAGAACCATTGGGAGGGCTGTCAGGAAGCAGCAACACATCATCAAGGAGACTAAGGATGCAGCAAGCCAGGGAGAAATTAGACGAAAGCAAAACATCAGGGAAGGCCTTCTACATCAGCATATGAGTTTACAATTGAACTCTGCAAAAAATGCATCACACTTCAGACAGAGTTTAATTTACATCGTTATGGTAACCACCTCCATGTCTTTGTGGCAACGTCTTTGAAAAAAGATATGGCTCTTTTCACCAACTGGATACAGATTTTTTTGTTACCCCAGTCAACAGACAGTTCATCTGCTTGGGCTATCAAGGACTGTATTGATGGAGCAGTCAATTTTGTTGTTGACGTTACACATAGTTTTGATGAATTTGTGGAAATTTTCACAAGAATAATGACGAGACAACACTTGTGAGATATCCTGGAACACTGGGACATAACGAAAAAAGAGGCTCACCGAAAAGACATCAAGATGACAAAGACATATCATACCCAGGCTCTCTCCATGAAGcaaattaaaatgttttctcCTGAGCAATCAAGGGTTTTATTGCAAGCTAATGTTCAACATGATTCAGATGCATTAAAATCTTTTACCATGAAGGAACTTCGTGAGATTGGTTCAGTATTGGGAGTATCAATGCCATGCAAGATTAGAAAGGATGATTTGATTCAGACTTTGAAGAATGAACTCTCCCACGCAGATGCTCAAGCTGAATCAAGACAACCAGATGACAAACCTTGTGCTCAAGGGAGTGGAAAAACAGGGGTTAAAAGCAAGTCTGTGAAGGGAAAAGGAAAAGGGAAGATGAAGGAGTCACATCTCCCTGTTGTATATCCCTGTGGGATTTGTAGTGAGGACTGTTACATGGACTcagttgcatgtgatctttgtgACAGAtggttccatggaaactgccTGAAGATAGATAATTTGGATTCCCTGCCTGAAGAGTGGTTTTGTCCAAGTTGCACTGAATAGACTTCCATTGTTTTTATATAGTGAGGAATGTAAACAACAATAGATGCATTTCTTAATCTAAACTAGTGAGAATGTTCCGGTTAAACTGTTTTCATGAAAAGGAGCAATAGAAGTGTAAGCTCATTTAGTGGCTGACTTGTAATAATTTTGTCATTCTGTAAACTGTCCACATTTGTTGTCTTCTCAAGCATTATTTGGTTTACAAATTTTGTGTACAGGTACCCTGACCAATAAAATTTAATATTTCAGCTTTTGTGACTCTTATCCAATGAAAAAGGAGAATTTTAGTGTAAAAGTACATTGACCAATGGAGATTACAAATGGTAGATTTGGTCACCATCTCACCCCAAGCAAGGGAACTAAATCTTCTGGAAAACTGGACACTTATGTATCATATCCTTGATCACTGTAAGGATAATAGGTAATAGGTGCCTCAGGGTTATTTCtatctgaaaacattttaaaatgctTTTTAAATGTGCACCAGTGTGCACCAAATGTGCTTATGTGAATAAGCATGTGAACCAGATGAACTACGGAGCCTAtgatttccatggcaacaggttAAAATTTGTGCACATTAAGGCAAGGGACCCTATCCGATATGAGTCTctaatgttgaatattttctcTGTATGTTGTACACATTCGGATATCAAAGCGTGTTGACTTCCTTACGTGCTcacatctgtaaatatatacatatggaaattaattaagcaacaccaaattcaaagacacataaaaacttaacaaagtttaacgaagtaattttgatgattgattattcaattttgatgtattgacatacagcatgagcttttcatgggttgatatgacgcgcgtgaagcttgcacagcgcacgtgcattgctttaacctcaactttcgaaaaatgcactttttccctggggtgtttacaagcgcaggttgtcgattgcattcggtttttcattcatttcaatgtcatggcacgtaggaaattatcagaggccactcgttggcaaataatcggcatgaggaatgctggtatgtctctaagacaaatcgggactcaaatcggacgacatcattccataatttcaaaacttttgaaaaaataccgggccactaatgaagttaaagacctgcctagaccaggaagacccaggaagaccacagtccgggaggacagagctttactgagacttgtacggcgcaggtccttcgactcgagctctcggttgagacaggagtggcttccagggagacccatctcgaacaggactgttcggaatcgtctgaaagctgcaggataccgggcaaggaggccaatcaagcgacccagactgtctccagcccataaggcagcccgactggcctggtgtaatgaccgtttgcactggaacattgcctcttggaggaaggtccatttctcagatgagagccggttcttgctgcacatggtggacggtcgtactcgggtctggaggcagaggaacacagcaatggctccacggaacatccaggagactgtggcctttgggggaggttccgttatggtatgggggtgcatttccatgaactgcaagttggatatcattaccatccgtggcaaccttaacggtgttcgttaccaacaggaggttcttgacagggctgtggtacctcattttgagaaccatcctctggcaacgagacccatatttatggacgacaatgctagacctcacagggcgcatgctgtaaatgattttttgcggcaaaatgcaattgacagaattccatggcctgccatgagccctgacctcaaccccattgaacatttgtgggactttattggccgtcgtgtgaggcagagagacccaccagtccataatctcaacgaattgacggctgccctgcatgaggagtggaacaggatcccccagaatcagatccggagactcatccaaggaatgaggaggcgtctggaatcggtggtgcgtgcgcagggaggacacactagatattgatgaaagtcggtgtgcagactctcagatgactgttctttctttccatgtgacatttgtgttaatacacctgacaacaacgtctgtggatgaatagtaaattgtgtccattttttcatgaatttaagacagttttaagaatttggatttcgttgcaataaagcaaagtcttgatactttttccctttaagttgtttgtcagagatcgtctgttgaataaaaaagtgtcaaactatatcaacccggcatattttgattgtcagaacacttcaaagttgctccaatagaaaaaattggggtgttgcttgattaatttccaggtgtatagttgTGTTTTGGTTGTCTTCACCATGCCCTAGGTTGAAGGTAAAATTGGAACTTGTACttatacatgtaaatacatgtaaatgtataaatgtgcCTTATGGCATTtagatatttttcaaagaaatgtatttgtatttgtttccatggaaacaaagtTAACATAAATCTAAGAATATCTACCTATCTTAGTCAACGTTTGCATaccagaactcaaaaaccgatcaataaatcaataaattttCATAGTATATGCATCAAGTAATCATTCAAAAATATGCTATTTTGGGATTTATCTAAATTTAAATTTGCAGGGTCACTGGTTGGACATGGACCTAAAATActattcaatatatttacatggAAATTTATGCATGCATCAAACTACAATTGTTTTGAGAAAGTTTATTTTCATTGTTCCATGGAAAGTGCATGAGGGTATGCTTTTATTCCAGACTAGACTTAAATAACTGGTGTAGATATTTGCCATGAAACTTTTAATATCAAGGAATTCTAAATTGCATAACTTTTCCATTGAGGGATAAATAGCTGGATCTGTCTGTTTGTGAGGATTTTATTTCCAGAGCATTACATAGAAATAGTTATTTTATGTAACTGTTAACTGCATATGATTTCAGCAGGTTTCTTTTGAAATTTTCACTTGTGTGATACAGTGTCAGTTTATAGAGTCAATGTTGGCTTATTTGTGTTACAGTTCTGTTGTGGCTCCTGttattatgaaatatgtttatgcaCATCGTTCTTCTTCATGTTGGATACACAGACAATACTTTCTGAAAGAGATTATTACATGGCATTGATTACCCACATTAGAAGTGCTGTGCAATTTTTTGGTCATTATTCTTCAATGAATAAAgttgatgtttcagatacatcTTCTACTTAAACAATAAAACTTTCTTTAATTGAAATacctttgtttttctttttgtaatttttttacACTAATTTGTGAAAAGACCCG
This genomic stretch from Haliotis asinina isolate JCU_RB_2024 chromosome 4, JCU_Hal_asi_v2, whole genome shotgun sequence harbors:
- the LOC137281081 gene encoding ATP-dependent DNA helicase PIF7-like gives rise to the protein MIVAVTCTTGIACAAYENAMTIHRFCGIKDGRHTMQELRQYLDAEDSITAVRIRQVDTLIIDEISMLSYKMLCQVEAVCRVARKNQQMFGGIQVIVSGDFFQLPPVPNILYGDAGDFAFSGPLWSDAFPHHVILNKVVRALKTFHSDDWGEKKYLDRHQAPKCFWLKDGCQVMLLRNLTDDLVNGSMGRVCQIGEDFVDVHFKHRSARIEKHTFGVYDPSLKTDVAKRLQFPLTLCYALTVHKSQGMTIDRLQIDCEGIFRAGQFVVAIGRAKSIEGLRVINFDQRVVIPQEEILFEFYERDTHPLLDDKECCQHESTSEADEMSPIADGLTTAFDPSDDIDLSEAYDEIVDADEDDVDDENRQSYGVEESMLVLQAAKPLYTLTDLQKDVCSKIEEATSKRDVDRFCAKTNHAISKTYAQTVGITSKTENIAKFYKLGKNYLASSTYRTSVANIFNTTGTAEYHKCYKMFLTIRDKFLAKKMEVTMNLAEEDINPRTAPEMNEATRAKVRKKRTIGRAVRKQQHIIKETKDAASQGEIRRKQNIREGLLHQHMSLQLNSAKNASHFRQSLIYIVMELREIGSVLGVSMPCKIRKDDLIQTLKNELSHADAQAESRQPDDKPCAQGSGKTGVKSKSVKGKGKGKMKESHLPVVYPCGICSEDCYMDSVACDLCDRWFHGNCLKIDNLDSLPEEWFCPSCTE